One genomic region from Drosophila subpulchrella strain 33 F10 #4 breed RU33 chromosome 2R, RU_Dsub_v1.1 Primary Assembly, whole genome shotgun sequence encodes:
- the LOC119551995 gene encoding uncharacterized protein LOC119551995 isoform X1, whose product MYVFRDIPKKISSMTRKQIATPRCGTITKLVVSISSGETFITYADDTTRSFCANPSWLNFQNGMMELGPVTEPHPHDHPNEATAFLERHFGRNPQVRASMATQQGLSSMHLNGRNSEVNFQDRDAVIWHTWLVEKVRFPPAQCAIIEEWKDPFTETLGSCYCVWHLQNCMAWQLVMAWQPSASVPASRKLWTLSTNSLIRKWIRINLLPP is encoded by the exons ATGTACGTTTTTCGAGATATCCCCAAAAAAATTTCCAGTATGACTCGAAAACAAATTGCCACGCCCCGCTGTGGGACTATTACCAAATTGGTTGTCAGCATCAGCAGTGG CGAAACCTTTATTACTTATGCAGATGACACAACTCGGTCTTTCTGCGCGAATCCCTCCTGGTTGAACTTCCAAAATGGGATGATGGAGTTGGGTCCCGTAACGGAACCCCATCCCCATGACCACCCAAACGAGGCGACAGCCTTTCTGGAGCGACATTTCGGAAGGAACCCCCAGGTCAGGGCATCAATGGCAACTCAACAGGGACTTTCGTCCATGCATTTGAACGGCAGGAACAGTGAAGTGAATTTTCAGGACAGAGATGCTGTTATCTGGCACACCTGGCTGGTGGAGAAGGTAAGGTTTCCGCCAGCTCAGTGTGCGATCATCGAAGAATGGAAAGATCCCTTCACGGAAACTCTGGGGAGTTGCTATTGTGTCTGGCATTTGCAAAACTGCATGGCCTGGCAGCTTGTCATGGCCTGGCAGCCAAGTG CTTCTGTTCCCGCATCAAGAAAATTATGGACATTGTCAACCAACTCCTTGATACGGAAATGGATCCGGATAAATCTACTCCCGCCATAA
- the LOC119551995 gene encoding uncharacterized protein LOC119551995 isoform X3 has protein sequence MYVFRDIPKKISSMTRKQIATPRCGTITKLVVSISSGETFITYADDTTRSFCANPSWLNFQNGMMELGPVTEPHPHDHPNEATAFLERHFGRNPQVRASMATQQGLSSMHLNGRNSEVNFQDRDAVIWHTWLVEKVRFPPAQCAIIEEWKDPFTETLGSCYCVWHLQNCMAWQLVMACFCSRIKKIMDIVNQLLDTEMDPDKSTPAINERVLSATDMLKKLNDLLELQEKRNRRYKRLYKVQEK, from the exons ATGTACGTTTTTCGAGATATCCCCAAAAAAATTTCCAGTATGACTCGAAAACAAATTGCCACGCCCCGCTGTGGGACTATTACCAAATTGGTTGTCAGCATCAGCAGTGG CGAAACCTTTATTACTTATGCAGATGACACAACTCGGTCTTTCTGCGCGAATCCCTCCTGGTTGAACTTCCAAAATGGGATGATGGAGTTGGGTCCCGTAACGGAACCCCATCCCCATGACCACCCAAACGAGGCGACAGCCTTTCTGGAGCGACATTTCGGAAGGAACCCCCAGGTCAGGGCATCAATGGCAACTCAACAGGGACTTTCGTCCATGCATTTGAACGGCAGGAACAGTGAAGTGAATTTTCAGGACAGAGATGCTGTTATCTGGCACACCTGGCTGGTGGAGAAGGTAAGGTTTCCGCCAGCTCAGTGTGCGATCATCGAAGAATGGAAAGATCCCTTCACGGAAACTCTGGGGAGTTGCTATTGTGTCTGGCATTTGCAAAACTGCATGGCCTGGCAGCTTGTCATGGCCTG CTTCTGTTCCCGCATCAAGAAAATTATGGACATTGTCAACCAACTCCTTGATACGGAAATGGATCCGGATAAATCTACTCCCGCCATAAACGAGCGAGTTTTAAGTGCCACTGATATGCTGAAGAAACTGAATGATCTTCTCGAGCTCCAGGAGAAACGCAATCGGCGCTACAAACGCCTCTATAAGGTTCAGGAAAAGTGA
- the LOC119551995 gene encoding uncharacterized protein LOC119551995 isoform X2, whose product MMELGPVTEPHPHDHPNEATAFLERHFGRNPQVRASMATQQGLSSMHLNGRNSEVNFQDRDAVIWHTWLVEKVRFPPAQCAIIEEWKDPFTETLGSCYCVWHLQNCMAWQLVMAWQPSASVPASRKLWTLSTNSLIRKWIRINLLPP is encoded by the exons ATGATGGAGTTGGGTCCCGTAACGGAACCCCATCCCCATGACCACCCAAACGAGGCGACAGCCTTTCTGGAGCGACATTTCGGAAGGAACCCCCAGGTCAGGGCATCAATGGCAACTCAACAGGGACTTTCGTCCATGCATTTGAACGGCAGGAACAGTGAAGTGAATTTTCAGGACAGAGATGCTGTTATCTGGCACACCTGGCTGGTGGAGAAGGTAAGGTTTCCGCCAGCTCAGTGTGCGATCATCGAAGAATGGAAAGATCCCTTCACGGAAACTCTGGGGAGTTGCTATTGTGTCTGGCATTTGCAAAACTGCATGGCCTGGCAGCTTGTCATGGCCTGGCAGCCAAGTG CTTCTGTTCCCGCATCAAGAAAATTATGGACATTGTCAACCAACTCCTTGATACGGAAATGGATCCGGATAAATCTACTCCCGCCATAA